A single Danio aesculapii chromosome 19, fDanAes4.1, whole genome shotgun sequence DNA region contains:
- the dpm3 gene encoding dolichol-phosphate mannosyltransferase subunit 3 — protein sequence MTKLLQWLLAVSVIGIAWGLVTFDLLDLHLPPQYKELAWPMPVYLLVVFGCYSLATVGYRVATFNDCEDAAKELQTQIKEAKEDLKKKGLKM from the coding sequence ATGACCAAGCTTCTGCAGTGGCTTCTTGCGGTGTCTGTGATTGGCATTGCATGGGGACTGGTTACCTTTGACCTCCTCGATTTGCATTTGCCACCCCAGTATAAAGAGCTGGCATGGCCGATGCCCGTGTACCTGCTGGTGGTGTTCGGGTGTTATTCTCTGGCCACTGTTGGCTACCGTGTGGCTACATTTAATGACTGCGAGGACGCGGCCAAAGAGCTGCAAACGCAAATAAAAGAAGCCAAAGAGGACTTGAAGAAGAAAGGACTGAAGATGTGA